Genomic window (Granulicella arctica):
ACGGAGCCAACGTCATCGACATCTGTATGGATGAGGGCATGATCGATGGCGTTGCGGCGATGACGCGCTACCTGCAACTGCTGGGGAGCGAACCAGAGGTCGCGAAGGTTCCCTTCATGGTGGACTCCTCGAAGTGGGAGGTCATTGAAGCGGGACTGAAATGCCTGCAGGGTAAGGGAATCGTCAACTCGATCTCGCTTAAGGAAGGCGAGGAGAAGTTCCGCCAGAACGCCGCTGCAGTGCTGAAGTACGGCGCGGCGGTCGTGGTGATGGCCTTTGACGAGCAAGGCCAGGCGGCTACGTACGAAGAAAAGATCCGCATCTGTGAGCGCGCATATCGGATACTGGTCGACGAGGTTGGCTTTCCGCCTGAGGACATTATCTTCGATCCAAATATCCTAACCGTTGCCACGGGCATGGAAGAGCACAATAACTACGCAGTCGATTTTATCAACGCAACGCGCTGGATTAAAGCTAATCTGCGGCACGCGAAGGTTTCGGGCGGTGTATCAAATATTTCGTTCAGCTTTCGCGGCAATAACAAAGTTCGCGAGGCAATGCACTCGGCGTTTCTCTACCATGCAATCTCCGCCGGTATGGACATGGGCATCGTAAACGCCGGGATGCTTGAGGTATACGAGGAGATCGAACCCGAGCTGAAGATGCTGGTTGAAGACGTGCTGCTCAATCGACGTCCCGATGCCACAGAGCGCCTCGTAGATCACGGTGAAAAGCTCAAGAACGTCGGTCAGATCGTCAGTGAGAAGAAGGCTGAAGAGTGGCGCGCTGGCGCTGTGGAGGAGCGCCTTTCGCATGCTTTGGTGAGAGGCATCGACTCCTATATAGAAATCGACACCGAAGAAGCCCGCATTAAGTTAGGCCGCCCACTTCTTGTAATTGAAGGTCCATTGATGGCTGGTATGAGCGTGGTGGGTGACTTGTTCGGTGCAGGCAAGATGTTTCTGCCCCAGGTTGTAAAGTCTGCACGCGTGATGAAGAAAGCCGTCGCGCATCTCACCCCTTTTATGGAGGCCGAGAAGGCTGCGATGGAAGCGGCTGGTCTTGTCGTCAAAGCGCAAGGAAAGATTATCCTCGCAACGGTCAAAGGGGACGTTCACGACATCGGTAAGAATATTGTCGGCGTCGTGCTCGCGTGCAACAACTACGAAGTTATCGATATGGGAGTAATGGTCTCGTGCGAAAAGATCCTCGAACGGGCCAAGGCAGAGAAAGCTGATCTGATTGGCCTCAGTGGGCTGATTACGCCATCTCTTGACGAGATGGTGCACGTGGCGAAGGAGATGGAGCGTCAGGGCTTCAAACTGCCGCTACTCGTTGGCGGAGCTACCACCAGCCGGGCGCACACCGCGGTTAAGATTGCGCCACACTACAGCGAGCCGGTAATCCACGTGCTCGACGCGAGTCGAGCAGTTCCAGTAACAACCAGTCTTCTTAGCGATGACGGAAAAGCTGAGTTTGTTTTACGTCATCGCGCTGACTACGAGGCGATACGTAAGAAGCACTCCGCGCCAAAGCAGAAGACAATTGCGCTTGAGACCGCTCGTGCCAGGCACACTCCAATCGAATGGCGCTGTGAGGACCTGCCTGCACCCGAGTTCATCGGCATCCGTGTGCTGGATAACTTTCCCTTGGATATGTTGCGCGAGTACATCGACTGGTCACCGTTCTTCCATACTTGGGGCATGAAGGGCATCTATCCGCGCATCTTCGATCACGAGGAGCAAGGTGCCGAGGCCCGCAAGCTCTTCGCTGACGGCAATGCGCTGCTGGACGTAATTATTGAGAAGAACCTGATCGTGGCCCGTGGTGTGTACGGTTTATTTCCTGCCAATGCCGTCGGCGATGACATCGAATTGTACGCGGACGACACACGGGACGAGGTGCTTGAGCGGTTCCATTTTCTCCGCCAACAAGCGAATAGAGAAGGAAATGAACCTTGCCGATCACTAGCTGACTTTATAGCGCCGAAGGAAACGAAGCTTCGGGATCATATCGGTGCGTTTGCTGTAACAAGCGGAATCGGCCTTAAGGAATTATGTGATGGGTTCAGAGCTGAGAACGATGACTACAACGCGATAATGGCTGAGGCTCTTGCAGACCGACTGGCCGAGGCGTTCGCCGAATGTCTGCATAAGCGAGTGCGGGATGAGTGGACGTACGGACTTGCAGAAGATCTCAGCCCCGCGGAACTGATCCGTGAGACATACCGGGGAATTAGGCCGGCTCCCGGTTATCCAGCTTGTCCGGACCACACGGAAAAAGGTACGCTCTGGCGTCTCCTCAATGTGCAGGCCAACACTGGGATGCTTATTACGGAGTCGTTCGCAATGT
Coding sequences:
- the metH gene encoding methionine synthase, coding for MIGERTNVAGSPKFAKLVKEGKYEEAVSVARQQVENGANVIDICMDEGMIDGVAAMTRYLQLLGSEPEVAKVPFMVDSSKWEVIEAGLKCLQGKGIVNSISLKEGEEKFRQNAAAVLKYGAAVVVMAFDEQGQAATYEEKIRICERAYRILVDEVGFPPEDIIFDPNILTVATGMEEHNNYAVDFINATRWIKANLRHAKVSGGVSNISFSFRGNNKVREAMHSAFLYHAISAGMDMGIVNAGMLEVYEEIEPELKMLVEDVLLNRRPDATERLVDHGEKLKNVGQIVSEKKAEEWRAGAVEERLSHALVRGIDSYIEIDTEEARIKLGRPLLVIEGPLMAGMSVVGDLFGAGKMFLPQVVKSARVMKKAVAHLTPFMEAEKAAMEAAGLVVKAQGKIILATVKGDVHDIGKNIVGVVLACNNYEVIDMGVMVSCEKILERAKAEKADLIGLSGLITPSLDEMVHVAKEMERQGFKLPLLVGGATTSRAHTAVKIAPHYSEPVIHVLDASRAVPVTTSLLSDDGKAEFVLRHRADYEAIRKKHSAPKQKTIALETARARHTPIEWRCEDLPAPEFIGIRVLDNFPLDMLREYIDWSPFFHTWGMKGIYPRIFDHEEQGAEARKLFADGNALLDVIIEKNLIVARGVYGLFPANAVGDDIELYADDTRDEVLERFHFLRQQANREGNEPCRSLADFIAPKETKLRDHIGAFAVTSGIGLKELCDGFRAENDDYNAIMAEALADRLAEAFAECLHKRVRDEWTYGLAEDLSPAELIRETYRGIRPAPGYPACPDHTEKGTLWRLLNVQANTGMLITESFAMWPGSSVSGIYFAHPESRYFSLGKIDRDQVDDYHERKGMSVEEVERWLGPNLNYDPAE